The segment TCTGCTCACTTATGAATTGTTTCTGCAGGATTACAGCCCTTTGAAGTTGACGTAACTAGCGCAGTGAGCTACTGTGATGAACGTGTATACTGGTAAAGCACACTTATGTTATCTAATACACAGTTgggatctttttttttaaagttcaactTAGTTCTAGAGGCTCTTGCTGAGTTCATTTGTGTTGCAGTGATCATTGTGCAACTTCAATTGTTGACTTGCACCGGAGCTGCCCAAAGTGCTCTTTCGAGCTTTGTTTGAACTGTTGTCAAGAGATTCGCGAAGGTTCTATGTCCCAACGCCCTGAAACGAAGCTGCAGTATGTTAATAAAGGATACAAGTACATGCATGGTTTAGAAATGGAACCTAGCTCCTCTTCTGTTTCCGaggaggatgaagaagctaacaCATCCGCAAAGTGGAATGCTGGTTCCGATGGAAGCATCCCTTGTGCACCAAAAGAGCTAGGTGGTTGTGGTGATTGTATGTTGGAGCTTAAGCGAATCCTACCACAGGACCGGATCTCAGACTTGGAACAAAAGGCAGAGGCTTTCTTGGCATCATACGATAACAGCCCTCGAGTGTCGAAATGTAAATGTTCTGCCTTGGAGACAGATATGACAAGGAAAACAGCTTCTAGGAATGGATCAACCGACAACTACTTGTTCTGTCCACGATCTCTTGATGTTTTGAAGGAAGAAGGGCTTCTGCATTTTCAAGAGCATTGGAAAAAGGGTGAACCGGTAATCGTTGGGAACGCTCTTGATAACACACATGGTTTAAGCTGGGAGCCGATGGTTATGTGGAGGGCGTTATGCGAAAATTTGGATTCAACAGCAAGTTCTAAGATGTCTGAAGTGAAAGCTATTGATTGTTTAGCTAATTGTGAGGTATAATATTTCATTCCGTATTATAATACTTCACTTTCTGAAATGATTGATAGGTtctaatctctttttttttttttaataatcaataaaatattCAGGTGGAGATCAATACTCGTCATTTCTTTGAAGGTTATAGCAAAGGAAGAACGTACGGAAACTTCTGGCCTGAGATGTTAAAGCTAAAGGACTGGCCTCCTTCTGATAAGTTCGAAGATCTTTTACCTCGTCACTGTGACGAGTTCATATCCGCATTGCCTTTTCAAGAATATAGCGATCCTAGAACCGGTATTCTGAACATTGCAGCAAAGCTTCCTGAAGGTCTTATCAAACCAGATTTGGGTCCGAAAACGTACATTGCCTACGGGATTCCAGATGAGCTTGGTAGAGGTGACTCCGTGACTAAGCTTCACTGCGATATGTCAGACGCGGTAAAACTTTCATTAGTTTGTTTGTACACTTTTGGTCTTTTTTCAATGGCTAACACTAACTACTTTTTTGTAGGTTAATATTCTGACGCATACAACTGAAGTAACATTAAGTCAAGAACAGATATCTGCAGTCAAAGACCTGAAGCAGAAACACAAGGAACAGAACAAGCTAGAGGAACAGGGCAGTGGAGACAAAGACATTGCCTGCGGCCGTGAGGAAGAAGGAATGGACATGCCAGAGATTATGAGCTATGAAAAACAGCAGAATCATGACGAAACAGGAAGTGCTCTTTGGGACATTTTTAGGAGAGAAGATGTTCCAAAGTTAGAAGAGTATCTAAGAAAGCATTGCAAAGAATTTAGACACACTTTTTGTTGTCCGGTTACAAAGGTAAACAACACCCACTGCATGACAACATGTTTACTTTTCAGATACACTGACAAATGTTTTGACATGTTCTTCATTCAGGTTTATCACCCGATACACGACCAATCATGCTATTTAACCGTAGAGCATAAAAGAAAACTCAAGGCGGAGTTTGGTATGTTAAATTGCTCTCTTTCGGGTCTCTGTATCGACAAACTAAATGGTTTATCTGAAATTGTAGGGATCGAACCATGGACATTTGTGCAAAAGCTAGGAGAAGCTGTGTTTATTCCTGCGGGTTGCCCTCATCAAGTCCGGAATCTAAAGGTAAAACACACATGGTTTCTGATCTTCCTCCACTTTAATTTTGTTCCCTTACCCAATTTGCGATGTAATTGAAAATTTAATTGAGAGAATTTATCTTTGTGATGTGTATGTTGGGACAGTCGTGCACCAAAGTTGCAGTTGACTTTGTGTCACCAGAGAACATCCATGAGTGTCTACGTCTCACCGAAGAGTTTCGTCAACTTCCCAAGAACCACAAGGCCAGAGAGGACAAACTTGAGGTAAGTCTTTTCTCTCTTTatattctttttcttgtttacgTGTTTTTGTGAGCttatttattgtatatttttagtCTGATATCTGGATCAAGTTAGGAGGGATGGGCATTTGAACCAAACCAATTTACTTGAAAcacaaaattattttagaatGGACCCCAAATCAATTTGAACCGTAATCTAACAAAAATGaccaaatttttgttttcaaaattaattaattaatttgtatttgaaatataCTTGAATGAATTTTTTGGAACACCAATTACTTGTATCAATTTTAAACGTCCAATGGACATAGACGGAGAGAACCTCGGCAAAGTGATAAACGAAGACAACTAAATCGGTTAGTTCCGTCGGCTTTGGAGAAGCGATGAGGCCTTGGGAAGGCGGTGAAGGAGGAAGTCGGCTCTTAGGGTTTTAGAGGAGCCAGATCTAGTTTTTCCCTTTTTAGATCTTCTGCGACTCTGGCTTCGGCGACGATGTACTGAGACGTCTTCTCAAGCTTGGATCTTCGTCCCCCGGGGTGGTGAGACAACCAGAGAAGATTTGGTCGGACTGTGAACAGAAGCTATGTCTCCCGGTTCTCGCGGATATCATGTATTGAGGTAAGCACCGAGGGAGTTGTCAACCGTAGGTGCTCGCCTCTCGATGGTACATGGCGGAGCTGCTACATCCCAGCGTCAGAGGAGGTCGGTTGTGGTCTCTGGCGGTATTAGCTCTGCACTTCTGGAGATGAACTGTTGAACCGTCACAGTGTTTGTCGCTGAGTCCCGCTTTTCAGTCCGGATCTCTGTGTCCGATTTATGG is part of the Brassica rapa cultivar Chiifu-401-42 chromosome A09, CAAS_Brap_v3.01, whole genome shotgun sequence genome and harbors:
- the LOC103838408 gene encoding lysine-specific demethylase JMJ25 isoform X6; translation: MESDDGVDFKAYSPIESSLFSFQCVWSTKKKRSLKLVKSKELSRKEEREREGGMRPRPVIFRVYSRKRNRLSRVDNVSAAGVEVILKEAPSHEKLQHSDHDDHDGMLLGDWIKQKRKESEVTTVSVTKLEPLEDTILPSWSRRKNRRRVGVEVKSDMKSTAVMKVEPCEDHGRSTGRKRDRRQVEHEEDVAWEEELQMISKIQATKRRRRRRGSHSPGSRSRSPDSEVSDSLLKNGCSDDPESMKTSSKESKERIAICHQCLKGERITLLVCSECEETMYCLQCIRKWYPHLSEDDIVDKCPFCHKNCNCNRCLHLNGLIETTKRDLANSERRHHLQYLIALMLPFLNMLSQSQNQEIETEANAQGLQPFEVDVTSAVSYCDERVYCDHCATSIVDLHRSCPKCSFELCLNCCQEIREGSMSQRPETKLQYVNKGYKYMHGLEMEPSSSSVSEEDEEANTSAKWNAGSDGSIPCAPKELGGCGDCMLELKRILPQDRISDLEQKAEAFLASYDNSPRVSKCKCSALETDMTRKTASRNGSTDNYLFCPRSLDVLKEEGLLHFQEHWKKGEPVIVGNALDNTHGLSWEPMVMWRALCENLDSTASSKMSEVKAIDCLANCEVEINTRHFFEGYSKGRTYGNFWPEMLKLKDWPPSDKFEDLLPRHCDEFISALPFQEYSDPRTGILNIAAKLPEGLIKPDLGPKTYIAYGIPDELGRGDSVTKLHCDMSDAVNILTHTTEVTLSQEQISAVKDLKQKHKEQNKLEEQGSGDKDIACGREEEGMDMPEIMSYEKQQNHDETGSALWDIFRREDVPKLEEYLRKHCKEFRHTFCCPVTKVYHPIHDQSCYLTVEHKRKLKAEFGIEPWTFVQKLGEAVFIPAGCPHQVRNLKSCTKVAVDFVSPENIHECLRLTEEFRQLPKNHKAREDKLESDIWIKLGGMGI
- the LOC103838408 gene encoding lysine-specific demethylase JMJ25 isoform X2; this translates as MESDDGVDFKAYSPIESSLFSFQCVWSTKKKRSLKLVKSKELSRKEEREREGGMRPRPVIFRVYSRKRNRLSRVDNVSAAGVEVILKEAPSHEKLQHSDHDDHDGMLLGDWIKQKRKESEVTTVSVTKLEPLEDTILPSWSRRKNRRRVGVEVKSDMKSTAVMKVEPCEDHGRSTGRKRDRRQVEHEEDVAWEEELQMISKIQATKRRRRRRGSHSPGSRSRSPDSEVSDSLLKNGCSDDPESMKTSSKESKERIAICHQCLKGERITLLVCSECEETMYCLQCIRKWYPHLSEDDIVDKCPFCHKNCNCNRCLHLNGLIETTKRDLANSERRHHLQYLIALMLPFLNMLSQSQNQEIETEANAQGLQPFEVDVTSAVSYCDERVYCDHCATSIVDLHRSCPKCSFELCLNCCQEIREGSMSQRPETKLQYVNKGYKYMHGLEMEPSSSSVSEEDEEANTSAKWNAGSDGSIPCAPKELGGCGDCMLELKRILPQDRISDLEQKAEAFLASYDNSPRVSKCKCSALETDMTRKTASRNGSTDNYLFCPRSLDVLKEEGLLHFQEHWKKGEPVIVGNALDNTHGLSWEPMVMWRALCENLDSTASSKMSEVKAIDCLANCEVEINTRHFFEGYSKGRTYGNFWPEMLKLKDWPPSDKFEDLLPRHCDEFISALPFQEYSDPRTGILNIAAKLPEGLIKPDLGPKTYIAYGIPDELGRGDSVTKLHCDMSDAVNILTHTTEVTLSQEQISAVKDLKQKHKEQNKLEEQGSGDKDIACGREEEGMDMPEIMSYEKQQNHDETGSALWDIFRREDVPKLEEYLRKHCKEFRHTFCCPVTKVYHPIHDQSCYLTVEHKRKLKAEFGIEPWTFVQKLGEAVFIPAGCPHQVRNLKSCTKVAVDFVSPENIHECLRLTEEFRQLPKNHKAREDKLEPLKETSVDEASVGLRNSNNSVRCYQLEVWQPRDHQVALAHHMADQLDLCGNHMSKQEQKSKQKGPNQR
- the LOC103838408 gene encoding lysine-specific demethylase JMJ25 isoform X1; protein product: MESDDGVDFKAYSPIESSLFSFQCVWSTKKKRSLKLVKSKELSRKEEREREGGMRPRPVIFRVYSRKRNRLSRVDNVSAAGVEVILKEAPSHEKLQHSDHDDHDGMLLGDWIKQKRKESEVTTVSVTKLEPLEDTILPSWSRRKNRRRVGVEVKSDMKSTAVMKVEPCEDHGRSTGRKRDRRQVEHEEDVAWEEELQMISKIQATKRRRRRRGSHSPGSRSRSPDSEVSDSLLKNGCSDDPESMKTSSKESKERIAICHQCLKGERITLLVCSECEETMYCLQCIRKWYPHLSEDDIVDKCPFCHKNCNCNRCLHLNGLIETTKRDLANSERRHHLQYLIALMLPFLNMLSQSQNQEIETEANAQGLQPFEVDVTSAVSYCDERVYCDHCATSIVDLHRSCPKCSFELCLNCCQEIREGSMSQRPETKLQYVNKGYKYMHGLEMEPSSSSVSEEDEEANTSAKWNAGSDGSIPCAPKELGGCGDCMLELKRILPQDRISDLEQKAEAFLASYDNSPRVSKCKCSALETDMTRKTASRNGSTDNYLFCPRSLDVLKEEGLLHFQEHWKKGEPVIVGNALDNTHGLSWEPMVMWRALCENLDSTASSKMSEVKAIDCLANCEVEINTRHFFEGYSKGRTYGNFWPEMLKLKDWPPSDKFEDLLPRHCDEFISALPFQEYSDPRTGILNIAAKLPEGLIKPDLGPKTYIAYGIPDELGRGDSVTKLHCDMSDAVNILTHTTEVTLSQEQISAVKDLKQKHKEQNKLEEQGSGDKDIACGREEEGMDMPEIMSYEKQQNHDETGSALWDIFRREDVPKLEEYLRKHCKEFRHTFCCPVTKVYHPIHDQSCYLTVEHKRKLKAEFGIEPWTFVQKLGEAVFIPAGCPHQVRNLKSCTKVAVDFVSPENIHECLRLTEEFRQLPKNHKAREDKLEPLKETSVDEASVGLRNSNNSVRCYQLEVWQPRDHQVALAHHMADQLDLCGNHMSKQEQKSKQKGPNQRWRTKTRCSELALPLRTKAFSSAP
- the LOC103838408 gene encoding lysine-specific demethylase JMJ25 isoform X4; translation: MESDDGVDFKAYSPIESSLFSFQCVWSTKKKRSLKLVKSKELSRKEEREREGGMRPRPVIFRVYSRKRNRLSRVDNVSAAGVEVILKEAPSHEKLQHSDHDDHDGMLLGDWIKQKRKESEVTTVSVTKLEPLEDTILPSWSRRKNRRRVGVEVKSDMKSTAVMKVEPCEDHGRSTGRKRDRRQVEHEEDVAWEEELQMISKIQATKRRRRRRGSHSPGSRSRSPDSEVSDSLLKNGCSDDPESMKTSSKESKERIAICHQCLKGERITLLVCSECEETMYCLQCIRKWYPHLSEDDIVDKCPFCHKNCNCNRCLHLNGLIETTKRDLANSERRHHLQYLIALMLPFLNMLSQSQNQEIETEANAQGLQPFEVDVTSAVSYCDERVYCDHCATSIVDLHRSCPKCSFELCLNCCQEIREGSMSQRPETKLQYVNKGYKYMHGLEMEPSSSSVSEEDEEANTSAKWNAGSDGSIPCAPKELGGCGDCMLELKRILPQDRISDLEQKAEAFLASYDNSPRVSKCKCSALETDMTRKTASRNGSTDNYLFCPRSLDVLKEEGLLHFQEHWKKGEPVIVGNALDNTHGLSWEPMVMWRALCENLDSTASSKMSEVKAIDCLANCEVEINTRHFFEGYSKGRTYGNFWPEMLKLKDWPPSDKFEDLLPRHCDEFISALPFQEYSDPRTGILNIAAKLPEGLIKPDLGPKTYIAYGIPDELGRGDSVTKLHCDMSDAVNILTHTTEVTLSQEQISAVKDLKQKHKEQNKLEEQGSGDKDIACGREEEGMDMPEIMSYEKQQNHDETGSALWDIFRREDVPKLEEYLRKHCKEFRHTFCCPVTKVYHPIHDQSCYLTVEHKRKLKAEFGIEPWTFVQKLGEAVFIPAGCPHQVRNLKSCTKVAVDFVSPENIHECLRLTEEFRQLPKNHKAREDKLESNLESIGSLPPTSHDLGPN
- the LOC103838408 gene encoding lysine-specific demethylase JMJ25 isoform X5; amino-acid sequence: MESDDGVDFKAYSPIESSLFSFQCVWSTKKKRSLKLVKSKELSRKEEREREGGMRPRPVIFRVYSRKRNRLSRVDNVSAAGVEVILKEAPSHEKLQHSDHDDHDGMLLGDWIKQKRKESEVTTVSVTKLEPLEDTILPSWSRRKNRRRVGVEVKSDMKSTAVMKVEPCEDHGRSTGRKRDRRQVEHEEDVAWEEELQMISKIQATKRRRRRRGSHSPGSRSRSPDSEVSDSLLKNGCSDDPESMKTSSKESKERIAICHQCLKGERITLLVCSECEETMYCLQCIRKWYPHLSEDDIVDKCPFCHKNCNCNRCLHLNGLIETTKRDLANSERRHHLQYLIALMLPFLNMLSQSQNQEIETEANAQGLQPFEVDVTSAVSYCDERVYCDHCATSIVDLHRSCPKCSFELCLNCCQEIREGSMSQRPETKLQYVNKGYKYMHGLEMEPSSSSVSEEDEEANTSAKWNAGSDGSIPCAPKELGGCGDCMLELKRILPQDRISDLEQKAEAFLASYDNSPRVSKCKCSALETDMTRKTASRNGSTDNYLFCPRSLDVLKEEGLLHFQEHWKKGEPVIVGNALDNTHGLSWEPMVMWRALCENLDSTASSKMSEVKAIDCLANCEVEINTRHFFEGYSKGRTYGNFWPEMLKLKDWPPSDKFEDLLPRHCDEFISALPFQEYSDPRTGILNIAAKLPEGLIKPDLGPKTYIAYGIPDELGRGDSVTKLHCDMSDAVNILTHTTEVTLSQEQISAVKDLKQKHKEQNKLEEQGSGDKDIACGREEEGMDMPEIMSYEKQQNHDETGSALWDIFRREDVPKLEEYLRKHCKEFRHTFCCPVTKVYHPIHDQSCYLTVEHKRKLKAEFGIEPWTFVQKLGEAVFIPAGCPHQVRNLKSCTKVAVDFVSPENIHECLRLTEEFRQLPKNHKAREDKLEAYKNKMLRTSLAFAD
- the LOC103838408 gene encoding lysine-specific demethylase JMJ25 isoform X3; protein product: MESDDGVDFKAYSPIESSLFSFQCVWSTKKKRSLKLVKSKELSRKEEREREGGMRPRPVIFRVYSRKRNRLSRVDNVSAAGVEVILKEAPSHEKLQHSDHDDHDGMLLGDWIKQKRKESEVTTVSVTKLEPLEDTILPSWSRRKNRRRVGVEVKSDMKSTAVMKVEPCEDHGRSTGRKRDRRQVEHEEDVAWEEELQMISKIQATKRRRRRRGSHSPGSRSRSPDSEVSDSLLKNGCSDDPESMKTSSKESKERIAICHQCLKGERITLLVCSECEETMYCLQCIRKWYPHLSEDDIVDKCPFCHKNCNCNRCLHLNGLIETTKRDLANSERRHHLQYLIALMLPFLNMLSQSQNQEIETEANAQGLQPFEVDVTSAVSYCDERVYCDHCATSIVDLHRSCPKCSFELCLNCCQEIREGSMSQRPETKLQYVNKGYKYMHGLEMEPSSSSVSEEDEEANTSAKWNAGSDGSIPCAPKELGGCGDCMLELKRILPQDRISDLEQKAEAFLASYDNSPRVSKCKCSALETDMTRKTASRNGSTDNYLFCPRSLDVLKEEGLLHFQEHWKKGEPVIVGNALDNTHGLSWEPMVMWRALCENLDSTASSKMSEVKAIDCLANCEVEINTRHFFEGYSKGRTYGNFWPEMLKLKDWPPSDKFEDLLPRHCDEFISALPFQEYSDPRTGILNIAAKLPEGLIKPDLGPKTYIAYGIPDELGRGDSVTKLHCDMSDAVNILTHTTEVTLSQEQISAVKDLKQKHKEQNKLEEQGSGDKDIACGREEEGMDMPEIMSYEKQQNHDETGSALWDIFRREDVPKLEEYLRKHCKEFRHTFCCPVTKVYHPIHDQSCYLTVEHKRKLKAEFGIEPWTFVQKLGEAVFIPAGCPHQVRNLKSCTKVAVDFVSPENIHECLRLTEEFRQLPKNHKAREDKLEIKKMVIYAIEQTLKEFEMLS